A genome region from Microplitis mediator isolate UGA2020A chromosome 4, iyMicMedi2.1, whole genome shotgun sequence includes the following:
- the LOC130667065 gene encoding mitochondrial pyruvate carrier 2-like, which translates to MTSLVYKNSMKAIGKFVPEKLQPLWNHPAGPQTIFFWAPAFKWGLVIAGLGDLQRPADKISLSQSGALGVTGVIWTRYSLAITPKNWSLFSVNLFVAFTALYQVARAIKYQQELKSKSIEAPTIKQ; encoded by the exons atgacttCGCTTGTGTACAAAAACTCAATGAAGGCTATCGGTAAATTCGTGCCTGAAAAATTACAGCCTCTGTGGAATCATCCAGCTG GTCCGCAGACAATATTTTTCTGGGCGCCAGCATTCAAatgg GGTCTCGTGATAGCGGGTCTTGGAGACTTGCAACGACCAGCAGATAAAATATCATTGAGTCAATCGGGTGCACTGGGAGTAACCGGAGTTATATGGACGCGATATTCATTAGCTATTACACCAAAGAATTGGAGTTTATTTAGTGTTAatctttttgtggctttcacaGCACTATATCAAGTTGCTAGAGCCATTAA ataTCAACAAGAACTAAAATCAAAATCAATAGAAGCACCGACGATTAAacaatga
- the LOC130666766 gene encoding saccharopine dehydrogenase-like oxidoreductase, with product MADERLDVVIFGATGFTGKYTVKEAARLSKLKAFSWGVAGRNKERLEAVLKEFAPEHENIPIIIADVKDEESLKKMAEKCKIVVNCCGPYRFYGEPVVKACIAAGTHHVDVSGEPQYMEKIQLEYSKAAQEAGVYIISACGFDSIPCDLGIIFIQQKFGGEVNGVETYLNTWRSRNLGGPGIHYGTWESAVYGLAHANELPELRSKLYPTKLPPSEPKLRPRGIIHRSEVSEGWSVPFPGSDRSVAYRSQRFLYEKDKIKPAQVQTYVTFRSLWAVLSVACVGAVFSLMTKCKCGRSLLLKYPSFFSGGFVSHEGPNPESMEKTQFSITFKATGWKDKLTEPTDKHTEPPSKEVIAKVSGTNPGYGATCTMLMISALTVLREADKLPDKGGVLPPGAAFAKTSMIEQLNNNGVKFEIIKVSE from the exons ATGGCTGACGAACGTCTTGACGTTGTAATTTTTGGCGCAACAGGATTTACTGGAAAGTATACTGTCAAAGAGGCTGCTAGATTATCTAAATTAAAAGCATTTTCTTGGGGTGTTGCTGGACGTAACAAAGAACGTTTAGAAGCTGTACTAAAAGAATTTGCTCCAgaacatg aAAACATTCCGATCATAATTGCTGATGTAAAAGACGAAGAGTCTTTGAAGAAAATGGctgaaaaatgtaaaattgtcGTAAATTGTTGCGGTCCATACAGATTTTATGGAGAGCCTGTTGTGAAGGCTTGCATAGCAGCTGGTACACATCATGTTGACGTCAGTGGTGAACCTCAA TACATGGAGAAAATTCAACTCGAGTACAGCAAAGCAGCTCAAGAAGCAGGAGTTTATATAATTAGCGCATGTGGGTTCGATAGCATTCCATGTGACCtcggtattatttttatccagcAAAAATTCGGTGGTGAAGTAAACGGTGTCGAGACTTACTTGAACACATGGAGAAGTAGAAATTTAGGAGGTCCTGGTATCCATTACGGAACATGGGAGTCTGCCGTTTATGGACTAGCTCACGCTAATGAGCTACCAGAGTTGCGTTCTAAACTTTATCCAACTAAATTACCTCCTTCCGAACCTAAACTGCGCCCAAG aggAATTATCCATCGTTCTGAAGTATCTGAAGGATGGTCTGTACCTTTTCCTGGTTCCGATCGTTCAGTTGCTTATAGATCTCAACGTTTTCTTTacgaaaaagataaaattaaaccAGCACAAGTTCAAACTTATGTCACATTtag atCACTTTGGGCTGTCCTATCAGTAGCATGCGTTGGGGCCGTGTTTTCACTGATGACTAAATGTAAATGTGGACGTAGTTTACTTCTTAAG taTCCATCATTTTTCTCCGGTGGTTTCGTCAGTCATGAAGGACCAAACCCCGAGTCCATGGAAAAAACCCAGTTCTCAATAACATTCAAAGCTACTGGTTGGAAAGATAAACTCACTGAACCAACTGACAAACACACTGAGCCTCCGAGTAAAGAAGTTATTGCTAAAGTTTCGGGTACTAATCCTGGTTATGGAGCAACTTGTACCATGCTCATGATTTCTGCGCTCACTGTTCTTCGTGAAGCTGATAAACTTCCTGATAA gGGCGGAGTACTCCCACCTGGAGCAGCATTCGCTAAGACTTCAATGATCgaacaattaaataacaatggtgttaaatttgaaataattaaagtaagtGAGTAA